The Acidobacteriota bacterium genome segment TCAATTCAGCCCTACTACCTTTCCGACCCGGCAGACCAGCAATTCTTTATCGAAGCGGTCAAAATCGCCCGCCATCTGGCTCAGGCCAAAGCATTTGACCCGTTTCGTGGCAAGGAAGTCTGGCCTGGCCCTGACCGGACCCGCGATGCCGCCGTATTGGAATTCGCCCGCTCAGCCCTGGAGACCTGCTATCACCCAATCGGCACTTGCAAAGCGGGAACTGACTCGATGGCCGTAGTTGACCCCACGTTTCGCGTCCGAGGCATTGAAAACCTGCGCGTGATTGATGCGTCGGTCATTCCAACCATTTTCAGCGGCCATCCAAACGCGGTCGTGATTGCCCTGGCTGAAATGGCGGCCAGTTCCCTTCGCTCGGCAAACTGATGAAACACGGCAAACCCAAACACCCATTTCAACTCATTCACGGGGGGAGGCTGGATGAAACACCCGGCCTGCTTCCTCCCTCAACTGATTTGTTTTTGAAAGCCGCGGTGGCGGGGAAACGCACACCGGACGTGCTTTCACTCAGGCCGGATTCTTTATCAATTTCTGAATTTGCCGAACTGACTGGGGTTGAACCACACGTGATCCGATATTGGGAGCAGGAATTTCAGGAATTGAAGCCGGCTAGTGATGAGCAGGGCAATCTCCGATTTGATTGCCAGGCCGTGGAAATTGCCCGACGGATCAAACAGCTCCGTGATACTGACCAATTCACTATCTCCCAGATAAAGAAAATCATCCGCAAAGAGTTTGGAAAATAAGAAAAAGCTCAGAGTAACGCCTTCAGGCGTGAGGAGTGCCAGGCGGAACGGAAGAAAGAATCTCTCGTCTAAAGACGATACTCGGAACTTTTTGCTGAACAGAAAAACTCCACCACTCGACCAGCCACAGCCTCCTGCCCGCGGGGGATTGGGACGCGGACGTTTTCTTCCTGGCGTCCAGTTCGAGTGACAAACGAGTAGGTAAACTCAAGCAACAGCGGATCTGCATCCAGAACTCTGACTGAGTCAATGCTGGCACTGAAAAAATTCCAGGAGTGAAAGTCACCATTGATATAAACACCATCCATTGAAATGATGGTTTCGCCAATGGTTTCCTGGTTTTTGGCATACCGGAGCCGGGGCAGAACCAGCACAAGCAACCCAATAAATGCCATCAAACCCATCAAGCCCAGAAAAACAATGCCGCCGGCCTTTGGATCTGCAATGAAAAAGATCCCGCCGATGATGATCGAGATCACGACCGTCAGAATAAACAACGGTACTTTTTCAGATTTGGCAATTTGAAACTCAGTCTCAGCGAAGCGATGCCATTCGTCCGGAGCATAGCGCCACCAGACCAGCACCCGGTCCCCAGAAAACATTCGATCCAGGGTTCTGGCTCGATTGGCATACATAATGCCTCCGATCAAACCAACTCGTGTTTTACCAATTGAGAAAGTGAGGTGACAAAAGAAGGCCCGATCAGGAAAAATGGGAAGATATGAAAAAAACAATACTCAAATTTCCAAATGATCAAGGCCGGGAAGCAGTATATCTGGCCGGAATGGCAGTGA includes the following:
- a CDS encoding MerR family transcriptional regulator, which encodes MKHGKPKHPFQLIHGGRLDETPGLLPPSTDLFLKAAVAGKRTPDVLSLRPDSLSISEFAELTGVEPHVIRYWEQEFQELKPASDEQGNLRFDCQAVEIARRIKQLRDTDQFTISQIKKIIRKEFGK